Proteins co-encoded in one Centroberyx gerrardi isolate f3 chromosome 18, fCenGer3.hap1.cur.20231027, whole genome shotgun sequence genomic window:
- the prep gene encoding prolyl endopeptidase, whose translation MFCRIQRVISKPIFQSLEQLFLLRNTRKLTSKMSFQYPQAYRDEAVVDDYHGNKIPDPYSWLEDPDSEKTQAFVNAQNQLTLPYLERCEVRDLFKERMTELYDYPKYSCPFKRGSRYFHFYNTGLQNQSVMYVQESLDAEPTVFLDPNTFSDDGTVALRGYAFSEDGEYLAYGTSASGSDWVEIRFLRVEGAAPLEDRLERVKFSCMSWTHDGKGLFYNSYPNQEGKSDGTETSSNLHQKLYFHVLGTPQSQDCLCAEFPEHSKWMSGAEVSDDGRYVLLSIREGCDPVNRLWYCDLQTTPQGITGLLPWVKLIDNFDAEYEYVTNEGTVFTFKTNLDAPRYRLINIDFASPAQSNWKELIPQHDKDVIVFATCTYSSYLFVCFLHDVKNVLKMYRLSSGEELRTFPLDVGSVVGFTGRKRDSEIFYYFTSFLSPAIIYHCDLTKEPLQPHVFREVTVKGFNTSDYQTTQIFYPSKDGTQIPMFVVHKKGIKMDGSHPAFLYGYGGFNISITPSYSVSRLIFVRHLGGVLAVANIRGGGEYGETWHKAGMLANKQNCFTDFQCAAEYLVKEGYTSSSKLTINGGSNGGLLIAACVNQRPELFGCAVAQVGVMDMLKFHKFTIGHAWTTDFGCSEIKEQFDWLIKYSPLHNVRIPEDDGVQYPAVLLLTGDHDDRVVPLHSLKYIATLQHAVGRSGKQTNPLFIHVDTKSGHGAGKPTSKVIQEVADTYAFIARCLNISWVQ comes from the exons ATGTTTTGTAGGATCCAGAGGGTCATTTCAAAACCAATATTTCAGTCTTTGGAACAACTTTTTCTGTTACGGAATACCCGAAAACTGACCTCCAAAATGTCTTTCCAGTATCCACAGGCTTACCGTGACGAGGCAGTG GTGGATGACTATCACGGCAACAAGATACCGGATCCATACAGCTGGCTGGAGGACCCTGACAGCGAAAAGACACAG GCTTTCGTCAACGCGCAGAACCAGCTGACGTTGCCGTATCTGGAGCGCTGTGAGGTGCGAGACCTGTTCAAGGAGCGGATGACCGAGCTTTATGACTACCCCAAGTACAGCTGTCCCTTCAAGAGGGGGAGCAG GTATTTTCACTTCTACAACACGGGCCTCCAGAACCAGAGTGTGATGTACGTGCAGGAGAGCCTGGACGCAGAGCCTACAGTCTTCTTGGATCCAAACACCTTCTCTGATGACGGGACGGTTGCCCTGCGAG GTTATGCGTTCTCTGAGGACGGGGAGTACCTGGCGTACGGCACCAGCGCCAGCGGTTCTGACTGGGTGGAGATCCGCTTCCTGCGAGTTGAAGGGGCCGCGCCTCTGGAGGACCGCCTGGAGCGAGTCAAGTTCAGCTGCATGTCCTGGACCCACGACGGGAAGGGCCTTTTCTACAACTCCTACCCCAACCAGGAGGGCAAGAGCGACG GCACTGAGACCTCCAGCAACCTGCACCAGAAGCTGTACTTCCACGTTTTGGGGACTCCTCAGTCCCAGGACTGCCTGTGCGCCGAGTTCCCAGAACACTCCAAGTGGATGAGTGGAGCTGAG GTATCAGATGATGGACGCTATGTGCTGCTGTCCATCAGGGAAGGTTGTGATCCGGTCAACAGACTGTGGTACTGTGACCTCCAGACCACCCCTCAGGGTATCACAG GTCTTTTGCCATGGGTGAAGCTGATCGACAACTTCGACGCCGAATACGAGTACGTGACCAACGAGGGCACGGTGTTCACGTTCAAGACCAACCTGGACGCCCCGCGCTACCGCCTCATCAACATAGACTTCGCCTCCCCGGCTCAGAGCAACTGGAAGGAGCTCATCCCTCAGCATGACAAGGACGTTATCG TGTTCGCCACCTGCACGTACTCCAGCTACCTGTTCGTGTGTTTCCTCCACGACGTGAAGAACGTGCTGAAGATGTACCGCCTGAGCTCGGGGGAGGAGCTGAGGACCTTCCCCCTGGACGTGGGCTCCGTGGTCGGCTTCACGGGCCGGAAGAGGGACTCGGAGATCTTCTACTActtcacctccttcctctccccag CCATCATTTACCACTGCGACCTGACCAAGGAGCCTCTGCAGCCCCATGTCTTCAGAGAGGTCACCGTCAAAGGCTTCAACACCTCCGACTACCAGACCACCCAG ATCTTCTACCCCAGCAAGGACGGCACTCAGATCCCCATGTTCGTCGTCCACAAGAAGGGCATCAAGATGGACGGCTCCCACCCGGCCTTCCTGTACGGCTACGGGGGCTTCAACATCTCCATCACCCCCAGCTACAGCGTGTCCCGCCTCATCTTCGTCAGGCACCTGGGGGGCGTCCTGGCCGTCGCCAACATCCGAGGAGGAGGGGAGTACGGGGAGACCTGGCACAAAG CTGGAATGCTGGCCAACAAGCAGAACTGCTTCACAGACTTCCAGTGTGCAGCTGAATATCTCGTCAAGGAGGGATACACCTCCTCTTCCAAACTCACCATCAACGGAGGCTCCAACGGCGGCCTGCTCATAG CGGCGTGTGTGAACCAGCGGCCTGAGCTGTTTGGCTGTGCCGTAGCCCAGGTGGGCGTCATGGACATGCTGAAATTCCACAAGTTCACCATCGGCCACGCCTGGACCACCGACTTCGGCTGTTCAGAAATCAAAGAGCAGTTCGACTGGCTCATCAA gTACTCGCCCCTCCACAACGTGCGCATCCCCGAGGACGACGGCGTCCAGTACCCCgcggtgctgctgctgacgGGCGACCACGACGACCGCGTGGTGCCGCTGCACTCCCTCAAGTACATCGCCACGCTGCAGCACGCCGTGGGCCGCAGCGGCAAGCAGACCAACCCGCTGTTCATCCACGTGGACACCAAGTCGGGCCACGGCGCCGGCAAGCCCACCAGCAAGGTCATCCAGGAGGTGGCCGACACCTACGCCTTCATCGCCCGCTGCCTCAACATCTCCTGGGTCCAATAG